The Streptococcus sp. oral taxon 431 nucleotide sequence TCTCTGCATCGGTAATGTCCATCTCAGCCACATCAACAGCAACGTATTCTTCATTACGCTCATCCAACAAATGACGAAGTTCCGTTCCTAATTGGCCATTTGCTCCTGTAATTAAAATCATTTTTCTTCCTTTCAACTGATTCACAATTCTTCGGTATAGCAATAGAGGTCGGGACAAAAAATCCCTACCTCACTTTTATTTGCAATCAAACTTTGACGCGGTAGCTGATTGGACTTTTTGTTTGACTTTTAGACTTCAAAAACTCCTAATCATCTTCGCGGGGCTGGGACTAGGAAATCGAGATTTTGTCTATCGATTTCTGTCCCAGCGCCTTTTATTTTTCAAGAACCTCTTGTGTTTGAGCGTAGTTGGCTTCAACAGCTTCTTTTTCTCCTTGCCACCAGTCTTGGTTATCTTTGTACCATTGAATGGTTTCTTTGAGACCTTGTTCAAAGTTAGTAAATTCTGGTTTCCAGCCCAACTCATCACGGAGCTTGCTTGCGTCAATCGCATAACGAAGGTCATGTCCAGCACGGTCAGTCACATGATCATAGGCATCGGCAGGTTGTCCCATTTCCTTAAGGATTAGTTCCAAAACTTCCTTGTTGTTCTTTTCACCATCAGCACCAATCAAGTAGGTTTCACCAATTTGACCTTTTGTCAAGATTGTCCATACACCTGAAGAATGGTCATTGGTGTGAATCCAGTCGCGAACGTTCTTACCTTCACCATACAGTTTTGGCTTTATGCCACTTAGGATGTTGGTAATCTGACGTGGGATAAATTTTTCAATGTGTTGATAAGGACCGTAGTTGTTTGAACAGTTAGAAATCGTTGCCTTGACTCCAAAAGAACGTACCCAAGCTTTCACAATCAAGTCTGAAGCTGCCTTAGTTGATGAGTACGGAGAGCTTGGGTTGTATTTGGTTTCAGCAGTAAATTTCTCACCTGGTCCTTCACCATGACCTGGCAAATCCTCACGTAGAGGAAGATCACCATAAACTTCGTCTGTAGACACATGGTGGAAACGAATATCATATTTGCGAGCCGCTTCCAAAAGAGTATAGGTTCCGATGAAGTTGGTATGGATAAATGGTGATGGATCACTCAGTGAATTGTCATTATGACTTTCCGCCGCATAGTGAACGATAGCGTCGGCTTGAGCTGCCAACTTGTCTACCAACTCTGCATCAGCAATGTCACCAACAACTAACTCAACACGATCACCTAAAATTTCCTCAATATTAGCGCGGTTTCCAGCATAAGTCAACTTGTCCAAGACTGTCACGTGAACATCTGGAAAATTCTTGTAAACATAATGGACAAAGTTGGATCCGATAAAACCAGCTCCTCCTGTCACGATAATTTTTTTGTATTCAGTCATATTCTTTCCTTTTTACAAATCTTCTTTTTTCAAAGGTTTTACATCCTTAAGTAGTGGATGATTTTTATCTGCTTCTGAAACTTCTGCTTCTGCAAGATTTTCCCATTCGATGCCAAGACTTGGATCAGCGTAGTTCACAAAGGCATACTTGGGTTTGAGTTCAAGAGCCCAGTAATCATTGACCAGATAACTGTAAGAAACTGTATCTGATAGAACTTGAAAGCCATTGGCCACGCCTCGAGGAACAAAGATTCCCTTGCTAGCATCAATAACCGTCTGATAAGTATTCCCAAAGGTTTCGCCCTCGCGTAGATCAACCCAAGAGCCCAGAACTTTCCCACCATCTGCTACAGAGATGTACTTATCCCAAGGCTCTGCATGGAGACCACGTAGGACATTTTTGCGTGAGAAAGATACATTGTTTTGCAATTTTCCTTCTACAAAGAAAGACTCTGGGAAACCAAGTGGGAGCATTTTTTCCTTTTGGAAATTTTCTTTAAACCAGCCACGATTATCACCATGAACGGGGATATCAAATTCTAGCATACCTGGAATTGCATCAACCTTACGTGCTGCAAGCGTCTTACCAAAAAAATTGTCTGTCATCTATGCTTCTCCTATCAAACGGAGCAAATACTGTCCGTATTCATTTTTCTTAAGCGGTTGGGCTAAGGCCAACACATCTTCTCGACTGATATAGCCCATGCGATAAGCAATTTCTTCCAAATTAGCTACCTGAACATTTTGCATCCGTTGGACTGTTTCGATGTACTGTGAAGCCTCTAGTAAACTTTCATGAGTCCCAGTATCCAACCAAGCAAAGCCGCGTCCCATAACCTCAACGGACAAATCTCCACGATCTAGATAAGCCTTGTTTACATCTGTAATTTCCAACTCACCACGAGGACTTGGTTTAATATTTTTAGCAATTTCCACTACATCATTATCGTAGAAATAGAGGCCTGTAACTGCATAGTTTGAACGAGGGTGTTCTGGTTTTTCTTCGATAGAAATAGCGTTCATATCCTTGTCAAACTCAACCACACCAAAGCGCTCTGGATCCTTAACATGGTAGCCAAACACAGTTGCTCCCGAATCCTTACCTGCTGCCTTTTGTAACATCTTAGAAAGGCCAGGCCCGTGATAGATATTGTCGCCTAAGATTAGAGCAACGCTGTCATCGCCAATAAACTTTTCACCAATGATAAAGGCTTGTGCCAAACCATCTGGACTTGGTTGCTCTGCGTAAGAAAGTTTAATCCCAAACTCAGATCCATCTTGAAGTAAATCTTTAAAACGAGTCAAATCTTGTGGAGTTGAAATAATCAAAATATCTCTAATCCCAGCCAACATCAATGTTGAAAGTGGATAGTAAATCATCGGTTTATCATAAACCGGCATCAGTTGTTTTGATGCAGCTCGAGTCAAAGGATATAAACGTGTCCCCGAGCCACCTGCGAGAATAATACCTTTCATAATAGGGTACCTTTCTTTGTTATTAAATTACAATATTTTTTACTATATTGGTATTGTTCTATGATTTTTTCTCTTTTATCTCGATTTTAGCATCTCTACTTTAAGATAAGGCAGTCAATTCAAGAACAATAACAGAACAATGCTTATTTCAGAATATTACTCTGATAAATCTTTTTTTATTTTAGTTGTCGAAATTTCTTTGGTCCGCGGTAAGTAAACAACTTCGACTCCTTCTTCTTTTAGATAATCAAATTCTCCAATCCAATCATCCCCCATCACAAAAGTATCAATATGATACTCTTTGACATCACTCCGTTTTTGTTCCCAACTAGTTTCAGGAATAACAAGATCCACATATCTAATAGCTTCGACTAAACTTTTTCTATGCTCATAATTAAAGTAACAAACTTTATTTTTTTCAATTAGGTTGAATTCATCACTTGAAACAACTACCACTAGATAGTCACCTAATTCTTTTGCACGTCGCAATAAATTGATATGTCCATAATGAAGCAAATCAAACGTTCCGTATGTAATTACTCTTTTCATTATATTCTCCTTCTACAGAATACCCAATTATTTTTTGAATCTAAGTTTTATTGGTTGATGAGTGACTCTTTTTTCTATTGGTGGTAATTCCATATAATCCGAACCATAAAAATATTTTAAATAATCTTCTAATTTCGCAGGAACACTATAAGTCTTTCCTTCAAACACAGCGGATCTAGGCGGGAAATAATAGCTTGAAGGCATGATAGCTCTTTCGCTACTTTCATCATATTGACCAATAAAATCAGCTTTATTCGTTGATGAAATTAAATTATTCGCTAAGAATAGTAATCTCCTATTTGAAAAAAACAGGGTAGGAATACTCATAATATTTTCCATCAAATAACGCACGCTACTGTATTTATTTTTATAAAAACTTCTGCAACTTGAAAATTTTAAAATATGCTTTATATAATTAAAGGTAGCTTTCCTGATCTTAAAATTGAAAGAGTCCGGATTCTCTACGAAATCTAGTGGAAAAATATCAATGTAAATACCGTTATTCTCATATTCAACATCAAGAATCTTTTCAATAAAAATCGTA carries:
- the tagD gene encoding glycerol-3-phosphate cytidylyltransferase translates to MKRVITYGTFDLLHYGHINLLRRAKELGDYLVVVVSSDEFNLIEKNKVCYFNYEHRKSLVEAIRYVDLVIPETSWEQKRSDVKEYHIDTFVMGDDWIGEFDYLKEEGVEVVYLPRTKEISTTKIKKDLSE
- a CDS encoding dTDP-4-dehydrorhamnose 3,5-epimerase family protein, producing the protein MTDNFFGKTLAARKVDAIPGMLEFDIPVHGDNRGWFKENFQKEKMLPLGFPESFFVEGKLQNNVSFSRKNVLRGLHAEPWDKYISVADGGKVLGSWVDLREGETFGNTYQTVIDASKGIFVPRGVANGFQVLSDTVSYSYLVNDYWALELKPKYAFVNYADPSLGIEWENLAEAEVSEADKNHPLLKDVKPLKKEDL
- the rfbB gene encoding dTDP-glucose 4,6-dehydratase, yielding MTEYKKIIVTGGAGFIGSNFVHYVYKNFPDVHVTVLDKLTYAGNRANIEEILGDRVELVVGDIADAELVDKLAAQADAIVHYAAESHNDNSLSDPSPFIHTNFIGTYTLLEAARKYDIRFHHVSTDEVYGDLPLREDLPGHGEGPGEKFTAETKYNPSSPYSSTKAASDLIVKAWVRSFGVKATISNCSNNYGPYQHIEKFIPRQITNILSGIKPKLYGEGKNVRDWIHTNDHSSGVWTILTKGQIGETYLIGADGEKNNKEVLELILKEMGQPADAYDHVTDRAGHDLRYAIDASKLRDELGWKPEFTNFEQGLKETIQWYKDNQDWWQGEKEAVEANYAQTQEVLEK
- the rfbA gene encoding glucose-1-phosphate thymidylyltransferase RfbA; this translates as MKGIILAGGSGTRLYPLTRAASKQLMPVYDKPMIYYPLSTLMLAGIRDILIISTPQDLTRFKDLLQDGSEFGIKLSYAEQPSPDGLAQAFIIGEKFIGDDSVALILGDNIYHGPGLSKMLQKAAGKDSGATVFGYHVKDPERFGVVEFDKDMNAISIEEKPEHPRSNYAVTGLYFYDNDVVEIAKNIKPSPRGELEITDVNKAYLDRGDLSVEVMGRGFAWLDTGTHESLLEASQYIETVQRMQNVQVANLEEIAYRMGYISREDVLALAQPLKKNEYGQYLLRLIGEA
- a CDS encoding LicD family protein, with product MTEINKQLHETLIEILDFVKEICEKHELTYFLVYGTALGAKRHCGFIPWDDDVDIALPRDHYNILIDIISKTEQSIFSLQNEENEPNYFLPFAKLRKNNTIFIEKILDVEYENNGIYIDIFPLDFVENPDSFNFKIRKATFNYIKHILKFSSCRSFYKNKYSSVRYLMENIMSIPTLFFSNRRLLFLANNLISSTNKADFIGQYDESSERAIMPSSYYFPPRSAVFEGKTYSVPAKLEDYLKYFYGSDYMELPPIEKRVTHQPIKLRFKK